One genomic region from Microthrixaceae bacterium encodes:
- the leuS gene encoding leucine--tRNA ligase, translated as MSNSHESAAETAYRPTEIEPRWQQFWRDDRTYEVDNDDPRPHYYVLCMYPYPSGAAHMGHVRNYTFGDLINRYRTMQGYAVLSPMGFDSFGLPAENAAIKSGIHPRTFTDNNIEELRSSLLRIGGGYDWRREVKSHDPDYIRWTQTIFLKMYEAGLVYRKMAPVNWDPVDQTVLANEQVLPDGTAERSGAVVERRDLEQWFFKITDYAQQLLDDLDQVDWPQRVITQQRNWIGRSEGAEFDLQVVDADGNDTGAQFRVFTTRPDTSFGMTFCVLAPEHPLVETIVTDDRRDEVEAFRAQVKLTSEIDRLSTERDLSKRGCFTGAFAKNPFNGNAVPVYLADYVLGTYGTGAIMAVPGGDQRDHDFAKAYGLDIIATVQPPADFEGEAYAGDGEVINSEWLNGLSVDEAKAKAIEFLRSEGIGDAKVTFRLRDWLLSRQRFWGCPIPMVYCDDCGLQPVPAQQLPVLAPDDVEFRPNGQSPLTFHEGFLNTSCPSCGGPARRETDTMDTFVDSSWYYLRFADFQNDAAPMSPEVIAKWLPVDQYIGGAEHAVLHLMYARFFTKALSDLGLVPADLREPFKRLFTQGMIRLAGSKMSKSKGNLVAPEEIIDNQGADALRLAQLGLKPPQDDVDWEDVSIDGALRFLGRVWRLSVPGNDVIGEVRSGEPTAADQAIERARNVVISEVTSDFDRWSYNTAVAKFMAFTNDLYRYVQSETGANGEVLQRSIDTLLLLMAPATPHVTAELWKRRVEAGISSGNVHIHRESWPTFEESKLVADTVTMVVQINGKVRERLEVAPDITEADAVAAALGTAKVAELVGGAEPRKVIARPPKLVNIVL; from the coding sequence ATGTCGAATTCGCACGAGTCCGCCGCGGAGACGGCCTATCGCCCCACCGAGATCGAACCCCGTTGGCAGCAGTTCTGGCGAGATGACCGAACCTATGAGGTCGACAACGACGACCCGCGGCCGCACTACTACGTGTTGTGCATGTATCCGTACCCGTCGGGCGCGGCGCATATGGGCCACGTCCGCAACTACACCTTCGGCGACCTCATCAATCGGTACCGCACGATGCAGGGCTATGCCGTGTTGTCGCCGATGGGATTCGACTCCTTCGGACTGCCGGCCGAGAACGCGGCCATCAAGAGCGGGATCCACCCGCGCACCTTCACCGACAACAACATCGAGGAGCTGCGCAGCTCGCTGTTGCGGATCGGTGGCGGCTACGACTGGCGCCGCGAGGTCAAGAGCCACGACCCCGACTACATCCGCTGGACCCAGACCATCTTCTTGAAGATGTACGAAGCCGGCCTCGTCTACCGCAAGATGGCCCCGGTGAACTGGGATCCGGTCGACCAGACCGTGCTGGCCAACGAGCAGGTGTTGCCCGACGGCACCGCTGAGCGTTCGGGAGCGGTGGTCGAACGCCGCGACCTTGAACAGTGGTTCTTCAAGATCACCGACTACGCACAGCAATTGCTCGACGACCTCGATCAGGTCGACTGGCCACAGCGCGTCATCACCCAGCAGCGCAACTGGATCGGTCGTTCCGAAGGGGCCGAGTTCGACCTGCAGGTGGTCGATGCGGATGGCAATGACACCGGTGCTCAGTTCCGGGTGTTCACGACCCGACCCGACACCAGCTTCGGGATGACGTTCTGTGTGCTGGCGCCCGAACACCCACTCGTGGAGACCATCGTCACCGACGACCGGCGCGACGAGGTCGAGGCGTTCCGCGCCCAGGTGAAGCTGACGAGCGAGATCGACCGTCTCTCCACCGAACGCGACCTGTCCAAGCGGGGGTGCTTCACCGGAGCGTTCGCGAAGAACCCGTTCAACGGCAACGCGGTGCCGGTTTATCTCGCCGATTACGTGCTCGGCACCTACGGCACGGGCGCCATCATGGCGGTTCCCGGCGGCGACCAGCGCGACCACGACTTCGCCAAGGCCTACGGACTCGACATCATCGCGACCGTTCAGCCGCCCGCCGATTTCGAGGGTGAGGCCTACGCGGGTGACGGGGAGGTCATCAACTCGGAGTGGCTGAACGGGCTCAGCGTCGACGAAGCAAAGGCCAAGGCGATCGAGTTCCTGCGCTCCGAGGGAATCGGCGACGCCAAGGTCACCTTCCGGTTGCGCGACTGGCTGTTGAGCCGCCAGCGGTTCTGGGGGTGCCCCATCCCGATGGTCTACTGCGACGATTGCGGCCTGCAGCCCGTGCCTGCGCAGCAGTTGCCGGTGTTGGCCCCCGACGACGTGGAGTTCCGACCGAACGGCCAGTCTCCGCTGACCTTCCACGAAGGCTTCCTGAACACGAGCTGTCCGAGTTGTGGGGGGCCGGCCCGACGCGAGACCGACACGATGGACACCTTCGTCGACTCGTCGTGGTACTACCTACGTTTCGCCGACTTCCAGAACGACGCCGCGCCGATGAGCCCCGAGGTGATCGCCAAGTGGTTGCCGGTCGATCAGTACATCGGGGGCGCCGAACACGCGGTGCTGCACCTCATGTATGCGCGCTTTTTCACCAAGGCGCTGTCGGACCTGGGCCTGGTGCCGGCGGACCTGCGCGAGCCGTTCAAACGCCTGTTCACCCAGGGAATGATCCGCCTCGCCGGATCCAAGATGTCGAAGTCCAAGGGCAACCTCGTCGCCCCCGAGGAGATCATCGACAACCAGGGGGCCGACGCGCTGCGCCTCGCACAACTCGGACTCAAGCCGCCACAGGACGACGTCGACTGGGAGGACGTCTCGATCGACGGTGCGCTGCGTTTCCTGGGTCGCGTGTGGCGACTCTCCGTGCCCGGAAACGACGTGATCGGCGAGGTTCGCTCGGGAGAACCGACCGCAGCGGACCAGGCGATCGAACGCGCCCGCAACGTGGTCATCAGCGAGGTCACCTCGGATTTCGACCGTTGGAGCTACAACACCGCGGTGGCGAAGTTCATGGCCTTCACCAACGACCTGTACCGCTACGTGCAGTCCGAAACGGGTGCCAACGGTGAGGTGCTGCAACGCTCGATCGACACGCTGCTGTTGCTCATGGCTCCGGCCACCCCGCACGTCACCGCGGAGCTGTGGAAGCGGCGCGTCGAGGCCGGGATCAGCAGCGGCAACGTTCACATCCACCGGGAGTCCTGGCCCACCTTCGAAGAGTCGAAGCTGGTGGCGGATACCGTGACGATGGTCGTGCAGATCAACGGCAAGGTGCGCGAGCGCCTCGAGGTCGCCCCCGATATCACCGAGGCTGATGCCGTCGCTGCGGCGCTTGGTACCGCCAAGGTCGCCGAACTCGTCGGTGGGGCGGAGCCCCGCAAGGTCATCGCCCGACCGCCGAAGTTGGTCAACATCGTGCTGTGA
- a CDS encoding WXG100 family type VII secretion target, with protein MAIIGADVEQLEQLSNTLTRKADDVAAIAGELRGLVDGVTWIGTDAERFKSNWAAVTTALNAVQESLANNATVLKSNADQQRTTSAS; from the coding sequence ATGGCCATCATCGGCGCAGACGTCGAGCAACTCGAACAGCTTTCCAACACCCTGACCCGCAAGGCCGACGACGTCGCCGCGATCGCCGGCGAGCTGCGCGGTCTCGTCGACGGCGTGACGTGGATCGGCACCGACGCCGAGCGGTTCAAGAGCAACTGGGCGGCGGTGACCACGGCACTGAACGCGGTGCAGGAGTCGTTGGCGAACAACGCCACGGTGCTTAAGTCGAATGCCGATCAGCAGCGCACCACCTCCGCGAGCTGA